The genomic DNA CACGTCGGCACGGCGGCTGGCGGCGCTGAGCGCCTTGATTGCGCACAAGAAGAAGCCGCATGCGGCGATCGTGCTGGTGACGGTCAACGCCGCCCTCCAGAAGATCTCGCCGCAGGACGTGATCCAGAGCCTGGCGTTTTCGGCCCGTCCGGGCAATCAGGTGCGTATGGACGACATCGCGATGCGGCTGGAGCGCAACGGCTTCGAGCGTGTCGCGACCGTGCGTGAGGTTGGCGAATACGCAGTGCGCGGCGGCATCCTCGATGTCTTCGTGCCGGGGAGCGGCGAGCCGCTGCGCCTTGATTTCTTCGGCGATACGCTCGAAACAATCCGCTCGTTCGATCCTGCAAGTCAGCGCACGACCGGTCAGGTCCGCTCCCTCGATCTCAATCCGATGAGCGAGGTGTCGCTGACGCCCGAAACGATTAGCCACTTCCGCAAGCACTACCTGTCGCTGTTCGGCGCGACGACCCGCGACGACGCGCTTTACCAGGCTGTCTCCGAAGGCCGGCGCTATGCCGGCATGGAGCATTGGCTGCCGCTGTTCTATGACGGGCTGGAGACAGTCTTCGACTATCTCGACGGCTTCCGTATCGTCACCGATCATCTGGCGCGCGAAGCTGCGGCTGAGCGCTCGAAGCTCATTCTCGACTATTACGACGCCCGTTTGGCCTCGGCGTCTCCGGGCAAGGCGCAGGCCACCCAGGGTACGCCCTACAAGCCGGTTCCGCCGGAGCTGCTCTATCTGAGCTCGCAGGGCTTCAACGCTGGCCTGAGTTCACGCGACGCCATTCGCCTGTCGCCCTTCAACGAGCACGAGGGCGAGGCCCGCCAGGTCATCTCGGTCGATGCGCGCCAGGGCATGCGTTGGGCGAAGTCGGCGGGTGAGGGCGAAGCCCAAGACGAACGCGTCAACGTCTTCGATCAGGCGGTCAAGTACATCGCCGAGCGGCGCTCGAAGGGCGCCAAGGTGGTGATTTCAGGCTGGAGCGAAGGATCGCTCGATCGCCTGCTCCAGGTTCTCGCCGAACACGGTCTCGGCAACGTCAAGCCCATCAAGGCACTCGCCGAGATCAAGTCGCTGAAGCCGGGCGAGGCGGCCTCGGCCGTGCTCAGCATCGAAGCCGGTTTCGAGACGGGCGATCTCGTCATCATCGGCGAACAGGATATTCTGGGCGACCGCATGGTCCGCCGCTCGAAGCGGCGCAAGCGCGGTGCCGACTTCATCGCCGAGGTGGCTGGTCTCGACGAGGGCAGCTATGTCGTGCACGCCGAACACGGCATCGGCCGTTTCGTCGGCCTGCGCACCATCGAGGCGGTCGGCGCCCCGCATGATTGCCTCGAGCTCGTCTATGCCGACGATGCCAAGCTTTTCCTGCCGGTCGAAAACATCGAGCTTCTGTCGCGCTACGGTTCAGAAGGCACCGATGCGATCCTCGACAAGCTCGGCGGCGTCGCCTGGCAGGCGCGCAAGGCCAAGCTCAAGAAGCGGCTGCTCGATATGGCGGGCGGCCTCATTCGCATCGCCGCCGAACGCCATACGCGCCGGGCGCCGGTGCTCGCCGCACAGGACGGCGTCTATGATGAGTTTGCCGCCCGCTTCCCCTATGACGAGACCGAAGACCAGCTGAACTCGATCGAGGCGGTGCGGGAAGATCTCGGCAGCGGCCGTCCGATGGACCGCCTCGTCTGCGGCGACGTCGGCTTCGGCAAGACGGAAGTGGCGCTTCGTGCCGCCTTCATCGCTGCCATGAACGGCGTACAGGTCGCGGTCGTCGTGCCGACGACGCTGCTTGCCCGCCAGCACTTCAAGACCTTTTCCGAACGGTTCCGTGGGCTGCCGATCCGCATCCAGCAGGCGTCGCGCCTCGTCGGTTCCAAGGAACTGGCGCTGACGAAGAAGGAAGTGGCCGATGGCAAGACCGATGTCGTCGTCGGTACGCATGCGCTGCTCGGCACGTCGGTCAACTTTGCCAATCTCGGCCTCTTGATCATCGACGAAGAGCAGCACTTCGGCGTCAAGCACAAGGAGCGGCTGAAGGAGCTGAAGTCCGACGTGCACGTGTTGACGCTTTCGGCGACGCCGATCCCGCGCACGCTGCAGCTTGCCCTGACCGGGGTGCGTGAACTGTCGCTGATCACGACGCCGCCGGTCGACCGCATGGCGGTGCGCACCTTCATCTCGCCCTTCGATGCGCTGGTGATCCGGGAAACGCTGATGCGCGAGCACTACCGCGGCGGCCAGAGCTTCTATGTCTGCCCGCGTCTGAGCGACTTGTCGGAGATCCATGATTTCCTGAAATCGGACGTTCCGGAGCTGAAGGTAGCCGTCGCCCACGGCCAGATGCCGGCAACCGAGCTCGAAGACATCATGAACGCCTTCTATGACGGCCGTTACGATGTACTGCTGTCGACGACGATCGTCGAATCCGGTCTCGACGTACCGACGGCCAACACGCTGATCGTGCACCGCGCCGACATGTTCGGTCTCGCCCAGCTCTACCAGCTTCGCGGCCGCGTCGGCCGCTCGAAGGTGCGCGCCTTTGCGCTGTTCACGCTGCCGGTCAACAAGACGCTGACGGGCATGGCCGAACGCCGGCTGAAGGTGCTGCAGTCGCTCGACACGCTCGGCGCCGGTTTCCAGCTCGCAAGTCACGACCTCGATATCCGCGGCGCTGGCAACCTGCTCGGCGAAGAGCAGTCGGGCCATATCAAGGAGGTTGGCTTCGAGCTTTACCAGCAGATGCTCGAGGAAGCGGTCGCCGAACTCAAGGGTGAGGAAGAAATCCACGACACCGGCTGGTCGCCGCAGATTTCGGTCGGAACGCCCGTCATGATCCCGGAACACTACGTTCCGGATCTGCATCTGAGGCTCGGCCTTTATCGTCGTCTCGGCGAACTGACGGACTTGAAGGAGATCGACGGCTTCGGCGCCGAGATGATCGACCGCTTCGGTCCGCTGCCGATCGAGGTCCAGCATCTCTTGAAGATCGTCTACATCAAGTCGCTCTGCCGCACGGCGAATGTCGAGAAGCTCGATGCCGGGCCGAAGGGCGTCGTCGTGCAGTTCCGCAACAAGGAATTCCCGAACCCTGCGGCACTGGTGGGTTACATCGCCAAGCAAGGCACGCTTTCGAAGATCCGGCCCGACCAGAGCATCTTCTTCCAGCGCGAACTGGCGACGCCGGAAAAGCGCCTGTCCGGTGCAGCAATGGTGATGACGCAGCTCGCCGGCCTGGCGAAGTAAGAAAAAACCGTACTGCCGCGTGGTGCGGCAGTACGGTCAAGGTCTGTCGAGCAAGTCTGTTTCAGGTCGTGCCGAGATCAGTTCGGCTTGCCGCTCGCCTTCATCTCGGCGATTTCGCGCAGCGCATTCGTCAATACATCGACCGATTGCGCGCCCATCACGGCATATTGTCCTTCGAGGATGAAGCAGGGAACGCCGGTTACGCCCATCTCGCGGGCCATGCCAACCTCTTCCTTGACCGCATCCTTGTCGGCATCGGAGCCAAGCAGAGCCGCAACGACGGGGCGATCGAGGCCTGCTTGCTCGGCGATATCGAGCAGGACCGCGTGATCACCGACATTGCGGCCTTCTTCGAAATTGGCCTTGAACAGCAAGCCGACGACGGCGGACTGCGCCTGCTCGCCGTTGGTCGCGGCCCAGCGGACAAGCCGATGAGCGTCAAGCGTGTTCGGGCTGATCTTCACCGCTTCGAAGTCGAAGGCGATGCCGTCGGCATTGCCGAGTTCGCGCAGCGTGTCGTGGGCGCGATCGACGGCCGCCTGGCCGCCGAGCTTCTCGGCAAGATGCCGCTTGTGATCGATCCCCTCGGGCGGCAGGTCGGGATTGAGCTGGTAGGGGCGCCAGTTGACCGTGACCAGCACGTCCGGAAGATTGGCAATCGCCTGGTCGAGCCGCGCCTTGCCGAGATAACACCAGGGACAAACAACGTCCGAGACAATATCGATGCTGACGGTTTGCATGGTGTGGGCGCCTTTCCTTGTTCGGTTGAAGGCGAGATAAGCCGGTTTCATCCGGCTTTCAATGCGTTACCAAAAGGGAACCAACCCTCTATTGTGCGTTTTGATCCCACCAGGTCGGAAGCTGGTAGCCGTAAAGCGGCATGGTATCGGGCCGGCCGATATGCTTGCGTCGCGCCACCCACTGTGCGTCGAGGTGATAGAGCGGCACCAGATAGGAATTGTTGACGAGCAACCGGTCATGCGCACGCACCGCCGCCGTGAAGTCTTCGCTCGTGCGGGCCTGCAGGATGTTATTGACCATCCGGTCGACGTCCTTGTCGGCGACGCCGGCGAAGTTGTCGCTACCCTGCCGGTCGCGCGCCTGTGAGGTCCAGCGCCCGGCCTGCTCAATGCCGGGTGACAGCGTCGAGGGGAAGGATTTGATGATCACGTCGTAGTCGAAGGACTGGCTGCGCTGCTGGTACTGCGAATCGTCGACGGTGCGCACGGACGCCTGGATGCCGAGAGGTGCGAGAAATCGCTGGTAGGCGAGGGCGATTTTTTCCTGGCCGGCATTCTGGCTCATGATCTCGAACGCGAGCGGTTTGCCCTGCGGGTCGACCATCTTGCCGTCCTTGATCTGATAGCCGGCCTCGCGCATCAGCGAGACAGCAACACGCAGCACGTTGCGATCGCGCCCGGACGCGTCGGTCACCGGCAGGCGATAGGTGCCGTCGAGGATCGCCGGGTTGATTCGATCGCGGGCGTCGCCGATCAGGCCGAGTTCGCGGTCGTCGGCCGGTGCGCCGAGAAAACTCAGCGCCGAGTTCTGCCAGTAGCTCTGCGTGCGCGTATAGGCGCTGTCGAAGAGGTTCTTGTTGACCCACTCGAAGTCGAAGACCAGCGCCAGGCCCTGGCGGAGCTTCAAGTTGTCGAACATTGGCCTGCGGGTATTGAAGACGATGCCGAGCATGCCGGACGGCGTCTTCGGCGTGAAGGTTTCCTTGACGACCTCGCCGGAACGAACCGCCGGGAAATCGTAGCCGCGCGCCCACTTGGTGGCGCTGCCTTCCGGATAGATGTCGATCTCGCCCTTCTTGAAGGCTTCGAACAGCGAGTTCTCCTGGAGGAAATACTCCACGGAGATCTCGTCGTAATTGTCCTGGCCGACCTTCGAGGGCAGGTCCTTGGCCCAATAGTCCGGGTTTCGCTTGTAGACGATGCGCTCGCCCGGTTTCACCTCTGCGACGCGGTAGGGGCCGGAGCCGAGCGGCGGCTTCAGCGTGGTCTGGTCGAAGGTCGCAAGGTCGATGGCATGTTTCGGCAGCACCGGCGACAGGCCGAGCAGGAGCGGCAGCTCGCGGTCGGCATCCTCGGTGAAGGTAAAGCGCACGCTGCGCTCCCCGACCTTTTCGAGCTTCGCCACCTTGGCCATGCGGTTGCTGAAGGGGACACGCCCCTTGTCACGCAGCAGCTCGAAGCTGAAGATCACGTCCTCGGCGGTAACAGGTTGCCCGTCGGCCCAGCGGGCCTTCGGGTTGAGATTGAACTGGATGAAGGTCCGGTCGTCATCCCACTCCACTGTTTCGGCGAGCAGGCCATACATGGTGAAGGCCTCGTCGCGCGAACGCTGCATCAGCGATTCGTAGACGAGGTTGCCGTATTCCGGATCCCACATGCCGCGCGCGGTGGTGCGCATGCTCTTCAGGATGAAGGGATTGAGGCTGTCGAAGCTGCCGACGACGCCATAGGAGATCTTTCCACCCTTTTTTACGTCCGGATTGACGTAGGGAAAGTTCTTGAAATCGGCAGGCAGCGCCGGCTCTCCGTGCATGGCAATCGCATGCACGGGAGCGGCTGCCGCAGCAGTGCCGAATGAAGTGGCGGTCAGGATCAGCGCCAGACCGGAAAGAATTGCACGCAAGGTCACCTCCCGTGAGGGGTATCAACAGGCCGATTCCCCGAACGTTACCAATGCCGACGGATGAATCCAACCGATCCGCGGTCCAAATTCCGCCTAGTATGAAGTCAAAAAATGACAGGAAACACTGGATAATCGAAGCGAGCCAATGTAACAGGTGTTTCCGGAAACGGGGTCATGCATTTGCCTTATTTGGCCAACAGGACAACGGCGGCTGACGATACTCACCTGCGGAACAACTGTTCCGTTACCGGATTTCAGGAGACGGAATCACAATGATCTTCAAGTCGAATATTGCAAAACGTTCGGGCATGGCAGCGCTGGCGCTCACTGTAGCTGCTGCGGGCGTTCCGAGCGTTGCGTCTGCACAGCAGGCTGGCGGCAAGCCGCCGCAGGGCTGGTTCAAGGTTTGCACCAAGCAGGAAGACAACGATGTCTGCATCGTTCAGAACCTGCTGACCGCCAACAACGGCCAGCTCGTGACCGCTGTCGGCCTCATCACCGTCTCCGGCAAGGTCAACCGCAAGATCATGCAGGTTTCCGTACCGTCCGCGCGCCTCATTCCGACCGGCGTTCAGATGCAGATCGACGGCGGCAAGCCGGTCAAGCTCGACTACGCCATCTGCATGCCCGACAAGTGCGTTGCAGAAGCGCCGCTTTCCGACCAGCTGATCGCCAGCCTGAAGAAGGGCAATGAGGTCGTCTTCACCTCGGTCAACTTCCAGCGCGCTCCGAACCCGATCAAGATGGCCCTGACGGGCTTCACCGGTGTGTTCGACGGCGAGCCGATCGAGCAGTCGCAGCTCGAAGAGCGTCAGCGCCTGCTGCAGGAAGAGATGCAGAAGAAGGCCGAGGACGCGCGCAAGAAGCTTGAAGAAGCCCAGAAGGCTGCCAAGCAGAACTAAGCGGTCCTCCGCAAACTCATAAAGAAACGCCCGGACCTCGCGGTCCGGGCGTTTTCATTTGTTCGAGAGCGCAGTTGCCTTAGTGCCGGAACGTCGCCTTGGGCCTGTAGTGGCCGACGCCATCCTTGTCGAACAGGGCATCGACTTGCGCGTGGCGCATCGGCCGGTCGCTGTCGTCGAATTCCAGGTTCTGCTCGGAGACGTAGGCGACATACTCGCTGTCGTCGTTCTCGGCGAACAGGTGATAGAAGGGCTGATCCTTGCTCGGGCGGATCTCCTGCGGAATGGCGTTCCACCACTCCTCGGTGTTGGCGTATTCCGGGTCGACGTCGAAAATGACGCCGCGGAACGGGAAAACCCGATGGCGAACCACCTGTCCGATCTCGAATTTGGCGTTTCTCTGTTTCATGACGCAACACATCCTTTCAGGAGATTATCTGGGTTGGCGAACCCAAAACATCAATAGGGAATTCCCTACACCCTCCATTGATCGATCTCGCCGCGCGTGTCCCGCGGACGCGCAAAAGTTGTTGGCAACATAATATCACACAATTCGACGGTTTCGTGCCGCTCCTTGTTCAGGGCGCTCGCAATCGTGCGCGCCAAAGAAAAGGCCGGCGGCTCCGTTTGAGGAGCCGCCGGCCCTTGAGCACGGCTTGAACCGGTTGCCGATGCCGCCGGTTCCAATGGTTTTAGACCGAGTAGTACATGTCGTACTCGACCGGATGCGGGGTCATTTCGAAGCGCATGACTTCCTGCATCTTAAGTTCGATGAAGGAATCGATCTGGTCGTCGTCGAAGACGCCGCCGGCCGTCAGGTACTTGCGGTCCTTGTCGAGGCTTTCCAGCGCTTCGCGCAGCGAGCCGCAAACGGTCGGGATCTTCTTCAGTTCCTTCGGCGGCAGGTCATAAAGGTCCTTGTCCATGGCCTTGCCGGGGTGCAGCTTGTTCTTGATGCCGTCGAGGCCGGCCATCAGCATGGCTGCGAAGGCGAGGTAGGGGTTGGCGGTCGGGTCCGGGAAGCGGACTTCGACGCGCTTGGCCTTCGGGTTGGTGCCGAACGGAATGCGGCACGAAGCCGAACGGTTGCGTGCCGAATAGGCGAGCAGAACCGGTGCTTCATAGCCCGGGACGAGACGCTTGTAGGAGTTCGTCGACGGGTTGGTGAAGGCGTTCAGCGACTTGGCATGCTTGATGATGCCGCCGATGAAGTAGAGGCAGGATTCCGACAGGCCGGCATATTCATCGCCGGCGAAGGTCGGCTTGCCGTCCTTCCAGATCGACAGGTGTACGTGCATGCCCGAGCCGTTGTCGCCGAAGATCGGCTTCGGCATGAAGGTTGCCGTCTTGCCATAGGCATTGGCGACCTGGTGCACGACGTACTTGTAGATCTGCATCTTGTCGGCGTTGCGCACCAGCGCGTCGAACTTGACGCCGAGCTCGTGCTGGGCGGCGGCCACTTCGTGGTGATGCTTTTCGACGGTGACGCCCATTTCGGACAGGACCGTCAGCATTTCAGAGCGCATGTCCTGGCAGCTGTCGATCGGCGGAACCGGGAAGTAGCCGCCCTTGACGCGCGGGCGGTGGCCGAGGTTGCCGGTCTCATAATCGGTGTCGTCGTTCGACGGCAGTTCCGAGGAGTCGAGCTTGAAGCCGGTGTTGTACGGGTCGGCCTTGTACTTGACGTCGTCGAAGACGAAGAATTCTGCTTCCGGGCCAACGAAGACGGTGTCGCCGATGCCGGATGCCTTGAGGTAGGCTTCAGCCTTCTTGGCCGTGCCGCGCGGGTCGCGGTTGTAGGATTCGCCCGAAACCGGATCGAGAATGTCGCAGATGATGACCATCGTCGACTGCGCGAAGAACGGGTCCATATGCGCTGTTTCCGGATCGGGCATCAGCACCATGTCGGACTCGTTGATGGCCTTCCAGCCGCCAATCGAGGAACCGTCGAACATGACGCCATCGGCGAACATGTCTTCGTCGACGCAGACCACATCCATCGTTACGTGCTGCAGCTTGCCCTTCGGATCGGTAAAGCGCAGGTCGACGAACTTGACGTCGTTGTCCTTGATTTGCTTCAGAATATCGCTTGCAGTCGTCATTTGCCGTTATTCCCTGTGTGAGATGACGAGGATTTGAAAAGAACCGGGCCGAACGGCCCGTGATGTCAGATGGCGTCGAGGCCGGTTTCGCCCGTGCGAATTCGGATGACTTCTTCCACATTGGAAACGAAAATCTTTCCGTCACCAATGCGGCCGGTTTGCGCGGCGTTGCGGATCGCCTCGATGACGGCCTCCGCGTTTTCATCCGCCAGCACGACTTCGACCTTTACCTTCGGCAGGAAGTCCACCACGTATTCGGCGCCGCGATACAGCTCCGTGTGACCCTTCTGCCGCCCGAAGCCCTTGGCTTCCGTGACGGTGATACCCTGCAGACCGACTTCCTGAAGGGCTTCCTTCACTTCGTCGAGCTTGAAGGGCTTAATGATCGCTTCGATCTTTTTCATGAGAAAATGTCTCTCCGCTTCTCCCTTGAAAGCAGGATCATGCCCGCTCGCCCTGAATATGCACGTTGCATGCCAGTTTTTCTGCGAAAATCTGTCAGAATGACAAAAAATCTGCTGTCGGCGCGCCGATTGCGGGATTTCCATACCTTCGGCGGGCGCGATCTGCCTATTTTTTATGATTTCCGATCGAAAGATGCCCGCTTCTTGCGGCGTCTCCGCGTCATTGCTGACGCAAAGCTTGTTATTTGAGCAACAATTATGTGCAAGTGCATGATTTTAAGGCAATCGTGGTGGCGGCGCTGAGGCCTTGCTTCACGCGCGTGGGCATGGATAAGTCTGGCGTATGCGCTCCGACCTTCAGCACCTGTTGATCACGCCCGCCGAAATGACGGCAATCGACCGGGCGGCAGCCCAATCCGGCATCGATAGTTTTACGCTGATGCGCAACGCCGGACTGGCGGTGACGGCGGCGGCCCTGCGACATTTTCCGGATGCCCGCCGCTTCGTCGTGCTCTGCGGTCCAGGCAACAATGGCGGTGACGGGTACATCGCAGCCCGCGGCCTTGCCGAAAGCGGGGCGGATGTCGCGGTGTTCGTCCTCGGCGATCCCGCCAGGCTTCAAGGAGATGCAGCGCGGGCCTGGTCCGACTGGAGTGGTCCTGCTGCGCCAATCTCTGCATTCGAACCACAGGCTGGCGATGTCGTCATCGATGCGCTCTTTGGGGCGGGCTTGTCACGCGACCTCCCTGACGACGTCGTTCACCTTATAGAACGGGTCAATGCCAGCGGCGTTCCGGTCGTTGCCATCGATCTGCCGAGCGGCATCGACGGCCGGACGGGCGAGATCCGGGGCGCCGCCTTTGCCACTCGCCACACTGTCACGTTCATGGCGCCCAAGCCCGGTCATTGGCTTCTGCCCGGGCGATCCCTCTGCGGCACACTCAAGGTGTTCGATATCGGCATTCCCGCGCGCATTGTGAGTGCCGGCGCAGGTTCGCTGCGCCTCAACGCGCCGTTCCTCTGGGCGGGCTGGGGAGGTGACCTGGCGGCCTCGACGCACAAGTTCAAGCGCGGGCATCTGGTCGTTTTCTCAGGCGACCGCCAGGCAACGGGCGCGGCGCGACTTTCGGCGGCAGCGGGCCTTGCGGCTGGCGCTGGCCTCGTTACCGTCGCCACCGGCAAGGCCGCGCTCGGCATCAATGCGTCTCATCTGACGGCGGTGATGGTGAAGGAGATCGACGGAAGCCGGGAGCTTACCAAATGGCTGCAGGACCAGCGCCTGGGCAGCTTCGTGCTTGGGCCGGGTTTTGGCATCGGCAAGAAGGCGAGGGACTTTGCGCTTGCGCTCTGCGATCGCTCTCTGGTGCTCGACGCCGATGGCATCACCTCGTTCCAGACGAACCCCGGCGAACTGTTCGCGGCGCTGGCGAAAGGTGGCGGGCAAATGGTGATGACGCCGCATGATGGCGAGTTCGCTCGCCTCTTTCCGGAGATCGCCGGTGACGACGGGCTTTCGAAGATCGAGAAGGCGCAGGCCGCGGCGCGGGCGAGCCATGCCGTGATCGTCTACAAGGGCGCCGACACCGTCGTTGCCGCGCCGGACGGGCGGGCCGTCGTCAACAACAATGCGCCGCCGTGGCTGGCAACCGCCGGATCGGGGGACGTACTTGCCGGCATCGTCGGCGCACATCTGGCGAAAGGAATGCCGGCCTTCGAAGCGGCGATCGCAGCGGTCTGGCGCCATGGCGCAGCCGGGGCCAAGGCAGGGCCAGGCTTGACCGCTGAAACGCTGATCGGCGCGATACCGCCGATCAGTTGATCGTGAGCGCACAGGCGACAAACCACCTCTTGAGAGGCGACGTTCGCGGTGTCCGCCCAGATGCGCTATCAGCCGCGCGTGCCCTTGGCGATCGGCTCCTGGTAGGTGAAGCCCAAGTCCCAGGGGAAATAGATCCAGGTGTCCTGGCTGACTTCGGTCACGAAGGTATCGACGAGCGGCCGGCCCTTCGGCTTGGCGTAGACGGCAGCGAAATGCGCCTTCGGCAGCATTGCCCGTACTTCGGCCGCGGTCTTGCCGGTGTCCGTCAGGTCGTCGACGATCAGCACGCCTTCACCGCCGTCCTTGGTGATTTCAGGCGTGATGCCCTTCAGCACTTTCATCTGCCCCTGCGTGTCGTAGTCATGGTAGGAGGCGACGCAGACGGTTTCGATCATCCGGATATTGAGTTCGCGCGAAATGATCGCAGCCGGAACCAGGCCGCCACGGGTGATGCAAACCATGGCACGCCATTCCTGGCCGTTGTCGGCCAGCCGCCAGGCAAGCGCCCGGGCATCGCGGTGGAACTGGTCCCAGGAAACGGGAAAGGCTTTATCGGGCAGCGACATGGGTGGGCTCCGGCTTGTCTGAACGAGGGTAAGGCGAAGCGTCCGGCAGATCGGGCAGGCGGGAACGCGTCATCCTGATTTGCCGACATGCAATAACGGCATTGAGGCCTTGAGTGCAAGGGCTTCGCGCTATCCCTTTGCCCGCGCGTCGGCGATTGCCTGGATCATCGCCTGGACATCAGCCTCCGCTGCAGCAAGCGCTTCCGGATCGCGGGCCCGCACGACGATATCCGTCGAGAAGGTCTTGCCGTCAAATTTCGGGTAGGAGCCGATGCTCGTCTCCGGATGGTTCTTCTGCACTTCGGTCAGCGGGCTGCCGATATCGCCCTCGCCGAAGGGCGAGCGTACGGTGCGGGAGAGGAGGGGCGAGCCGACGTTCAGGCCGGGCAGCAGCGCGTCGAGCATGGCCTGGAAGACCTGCGGCACGCCGGCCATGACATGCACGTTGCCGATGGCGAAGCCAGGCGCTGTCGATACCGGGTTGGGGATATGGCGTGCACCGAGTGGCATGCGCGCCATGCGCTTGCGCGCGTCGGTAAACTCCATGTTGCGGCGTTCGTACATGGCGCCGAGCAGCGCCATCGCCTCGGACTCGTAGATGCATTCGACGCCGAAGGCGCGAGACACGGCGTCGGCCGTGATGTCGTCATGCGTCGGGCCGATGCCGCCGGATGTGAAGACGTAATCGTAGCGGCTGCGCACCGCATTGATCGCCTCGACGATCGCCGCCTCGTCGTCGGCGACGATGCGCACTTCTTTCAGGTCGATGCCGACCATGGTCATCATGTCGGCGAGGTGACCGATGTTCTTGTCCTTGGTTCGCCCCGACAAAAGTTCGTCGCCGATGGCGACCATGG from Ensifer adhaerens includes the following:
- a CDS encoding bifunctional ADP-dependent NAD(P)H-hydrate dehydratase/NAD(P)H-hydrate epimerase gives rise to the protein MRSDLQHLLITPAEMTAIDRAAAQSGIDSFTLMRNAGLAVTAAALRHFPDARRFVVLCGPGNNGGDGYIAARGLAESGADVAVFVLGDPARLQGDAARAWSDWSGPAAPISAFEPQAGDVVIDALFGAGLSRDLPDDVVHLIERVNASGVPVVAIDLPSGIDGRTGEIRGAAFATRHTVTFMAPKPGHWLLPGRSLCGTLKVFDIGIPARIVSAGAGSLRLNAPFLWAGWGGDLAASTHKFKRGHLVVFSGDRQATGAARLSAAAGLAAGAGLVTVATGKAALGINASHLTAVMVKEIDGSRELTKWLQDQRLGSFVLGPGFGIGKKARDFALALCDRSLVLDADGITSFQTNPGELFAALAKGGGQMVMTPHDGEFARLFPEIAGDDGLSKIEKAQAAARASHAVIVYKGADTVVAAPDGRAVVNNNAPPWLATAGSGDVLAGIVGAHLAKGMPAFEAAIAAVWRHGAAGAKAGPGLTAETLIGAIPPIS
- the gpt gene encoding xanthine phosphoribosyltransferase, which encodes MSLPDKAFPVSWDQFHRDARALAWRLADNGQEWRAMVCITRGGLVPAAIISRELNIRMIETVCVASYHDYDTQGQMKVLKGITPEITKDGGEGVLIVDDLTDTGKTAAEVRAMLPKAHFAAVYAKPKGRPLVDTFVTEVSQDTWIYFPWDLGFTYQEPIAKGTRG
- a CDS encoding competence/damage-inducible protein A, translating into MSSIKVVTAAMVAIGDELLSGRTKDKNIGHLADMMTMVGIDLKEVRIVADDEAAIVEAINAVRSRYDYVFTSGGIGPTHDDITADAVSRAFGVECIYESEAMALLGAMYERRNMEFTDARKRMARMPLGARHIPNPVSTAPGFAIGNVHVMAGVPQVFQAMLDALLPGLNVGSPLLSRTVRSPFGEGDIGSPLTEVQKNHPETSIGSYPKFDGKTFSTDIVVRARDPEALAAAEADVQAMIQAIADARAKG